Part of the uncultured Cohaesibacter sp. genome is shown below.
GCCATCCATCAGCACCGCGTCCGTGTTGGTGCCGCCAACGTCAATGCCAATCCGCCTCATGCCAGACACTCCTTGAAAGAAACATAGTCGAAGTCGAAACCGAAGGAGCGGGGACCAACCACGGCAAGCCCTTCGGCGCTGGTCATGATGGGATTGGCAGGCAGGGCGATCACCTGTACCCGCTGCCCATAGCGCAGCACCTCGGCCCCGATGGCCTCTGCCGTCTCTTCATCCAGCACGGTGATCAGATCGGGCACACAGGCAACCATCTGCCCATCGACCCGCGCCACGGAAAACTCATTCTGGAAGTCGATCTCGAGCCGTTTCCCGGCAAAGCCATCCTTGCCGGAGACCACGGCCTTGCCGCGCACGAAACCGTCGGTCGTCCGCCGGGATACATCCTGCACCTTGCCGGAAAACAACAACGCCCCGTCCTCGACCGCAAGAATGGCAGCCACCGGATCGGTGCCGCCAGCGCGCGCATCCAGTACCGCCTGACCGATTCGCAGCGCCCGGCTGATCGAATACAGTATGGCATGATCCTTGACCTCGCGACCGGACCGCGGCGCGGCACAGGTGCCTGCGATGGAGCCAAGCTCGACCACTGTCTTGCGGCCGATCCGTTCAACCCGCAAGGCGCTCTCCGCCTCGGGAATGAGAACGGAATTGGCGCGAATGTCTGAAATGGCAAAGGGTGCGACCGAAAGACCGCGAATGGCGAAGCTGGCCATCTGCGCCTCCGGGAACGCCCGGCCCATGGTATCGGCATCAACCACCGGCAGCCCAAGCTCCATGCCGACCAGCAGCGCAAAGAAGGCATTTTCGCCACCGATCTCGATTGACATGATCGCATCAAACGGCTTGCCGCAATGGCTTTCCATCAGCCTCACGGCCTTGCAGATGGCCTGCGGTTCCGGCAGCCGCTCCTTGGTCACCAGCGGTGCCCCCATGATGCAGACCACGGCAACACGGGCATCATCGGCCAGTTCCTCGGGGCTCAGCAGGGTTACCCGCTTGCCCTGTCCGTAGGCGGCTTCGGCACACATCAATTCTAGCGCAGGGTGATTGCCCCCACCGGTTCCCAGCACACCCGCGCCAATGGCGAGCGCGGTCAATTCGTTGAATTCGAGTTCACGCATACATTTCATCCATTCAGAAATCTGGAGGACACCGGCTT
Proteins encoded:
- a CDS encoding DUF917 domain-containing protein produces the protein MRELEFNELTALAIGAGVLGTGGGNHPALELMCAEAAYGQGKRVTLLSPEELADDARVAVVCIMGAPLVTKERLPEPQAICKAVRLMESHCGKPFDAIMSIEIGGENAFFALLVGMELGLPVVDADTMGRAFPEAQMASFAIRGLSVAPFAISDIRANSVLIPEAESALRVERIGRKTVVELGSIAGTCAAPRSGREVKDHAILYSISRALRIGQAVLDARAGGTDPVAAILAVEDGALLFSGKVQDVSRRTTDGFVRGKAVVSGKDGFAGKRLEIDFQNEFSVARVDGQMVACVPDLITVLDEETAEAIGAEVLRYGQRVQVIALPANPIMTSAEGLAVVGPRSFGFDFDYVSFKECLA